A region from the Aegilops tauschii subsp. strangulata cultivar AL8/78 chromosome 5, Aet v6.0, whole genome shotgun sequence genome encodes:
- the LOC141023205 gene encoding uncharacterized protein: protein MRDLKHAAGAWLTELPSILWGLRTTPNRSTERTPFLMVYGAEVVMPSDLLHNTPRVELFSEAEAEQGRQDAVDLLEEEREMALNRSTIYQQDLRRFHARNVIGQAFQEGDLVLRVHQKRPDKLAPAWEGPFIITKVLHNGAYHLYDIAKKEDEQRSWNAELLRRFYT, encoded by the coding sequence atgcgcgACCTCAAGCATGCTGCTGGAGCCTGGTTGACTGAATTGCCATCCATCCTATGGGGATTGAGAACAACTCCCAACCGGTCGACTGAACGAACTCCTTTCCTCATGGTGTATGGTGCTGAAGTTGTGATGCCGAGTGACTTGCTGCACAACACCCCCAGAGTGGAACTCTTCTCAGAAGCAGAAGCAGAACAGGGACGCCAAGATGCGGTTGACCTCCTGGAGGAAGAACGAGAGATGGCTCTGAACCGGTCGACCATCTATcaacaagacctgcgtcgattccaTGCCCGTAATGTCATAGGTCAAGCATTCcaagaaggagaccttgtgctccgagtgCATCAGAAACGACCTGACAAACTTGCTCCGgcctgggaaggccccttcatcatcaccaaggtgctccacaatGGGGCATATCACCTCTACGACATAGCAAAGAAAGAAGACGAGCAACGCTCGTGGAACGCAGAGCTGCTCCGccgtttttatacctaa